The window GCCAGTACTCACGTGAAGTGTCTTAGACGTTACATCATACATATATTCCAAACAGAAACTTACTTCAAGCGATCCAATCCATTCGTTAGATCCAATAAAAGAGGTATCCTTATCGCCTACGACAACTAACGCTTTCTGTATTTCTTCGTGCGAAGGGTAGGTACGATCAGTGTAGCCCTGATGCCAAAACCACGATGCTAAGGTTTGAAGAGAACGATAAGCGCATCCCCAGACATTGTCGTTGAAATCATCCTGCATGTAATGATGGTAGGAATACTTCCCTCTAACCAACGCCAACTTTCCCTCCTTAACATCCGGTAAAGTCAGGCCTTCGTGTGGATTTACCAGGTGTGCAGTGTCTTTCAACTGGTCTGAAAAACAcgataatttatgcaaaaacaTCGGCCGGTCTGCTGGCAATAAAAATCGATCGTGTAATATTCTTCTGTGTTGGATGCAGGTGTCATCTGCAACAGTAGCACCATTAAAATCGATGTACGGCAAAAAAGCAGTTATTGTTACGCCAGATGTGAATTCTGATTGGAAATGAACAGGGCGGAAAAGCCACTTCTGCTTGTCAACTTTTATGCGTAAACTTAACGCGTTACGTTGCCGAAACACTGCATCACGAAACATATATAAAAGTTTGTTGGATGGCGTGTCCAACGGCGCTGTGACTAGCGCATCGATGCACAACTTTAAACTACAGCTTTCACCCGACACTGTTCGCGACCACAGGATGGGCACGTTGCATATATTTTCGTCACTGTCGTCATCCAAGCTACTTTCGGTCGTTTCGTACAAATTCGACGAACCTTCCGTACTGATTCTGACCAAGCTCGTTACGTCAATAACATTACCAAGCGGTTTTGATTCAGGCCATTGTTTTACATCCAATTCCTTCTTCAACTCATCCACTATCTCTTCGCATAAAACATCCGGTAAGGTTTGGCCGTAATCGTCATCGTATAAAATAGTTCGAGTTGGCTCTATCAGGAAGGCTGGCTTATGTCCAATCAATTCTGAGTCAATTTTATCTATTTCGTGTTGCAGACCCTCTCCCCCGGAACTGGTCAGCCAATTCACGATGATGTCCTGACGAATTCTAAACAGCGGTTGTAACGACACGTCGTCGTTGCACACGGCCGTGTTTTCGACATATGAGAAATTGTCGCCGTCATAAGACACGTGCCACGAACAACTTGTGGGTTTAATGAGATACACAGCAAACAATGCCGCGTATTTGATGTCTTCTTGTTgctttaaaattcttaaaagaTGTTCTGCCACCTAAAAAAAGGCTAAATTTAGATTTTTCCGAATACGCTAGATAAAAGACAGCTGGATATaggatcaaaataaaaaaacaatgcatATTTAGAGAATAGGTTCGCGAAACTAATTGTGGCCACCTTCCATTTCTAGACGATTTTACCCAACTGTTTGTGGAGAAAActcaaaattttaattctttttttgttataaataacaAAGTGGATCATAGAATTCTTCAAATACGGCCAAGAATGTCTattcttgttttaattttatgttttgataatacaataaaatgtttttaggtTCAATCCATGAAAGTTCAACTTTTAGACATTCAAAAAGGTAATGTTTGCGAAAAATTTCACGATCGTCGATTCGCTAAAATTTATGCTACCAAAATACTTTAATTTGGCTCATTCGCAAAGTTTATGTTTCCGAAATGCTAAGATTTCGCAAATTTCCCTACTCgcgaaatattatttttgctcataagaaaaattaattgctAATTTACAAACCTCCAAATTTCCATTTTCAGGTTGAGTGATGAATACCCCAACAAAGTCAATACCAACTGGAACTGAAGCTCTTATAGACGCAAACTCTGATAAAATAAGATCAGAGGGTGGTGTAGTGACGTCAACATTTTCAAACACTGTTAGATCTAATTCAAGAAGGTCATAAATTTTGATTTCCGTTGCAA is drawn from Hydractinia symbiolongicarpus strain clone_291-10 chromosome 8, HSymV2.1, whole genome shotgun sequence and contains these coding sequences:
- the LOC130655747 gene encoding ufm1-specific protease 2-like, translated to MADDTAEEISLISLSLNGQIKTEHARQTKERFCCGYLLGRILATEIKIYDLLELDLTVFENVDVTTPPSDLILSEFASIRASVPVGIDFVGVFITQPENGNLEVAEHLLRILKQQEDIKYAALFAVYLIKPTSCSWHVSYDGDNFSYVENTAVCNDDVSLQPLFRIRQDIIVNWLTSSGGEGLQHEIDKIDSELIGHKPAFLIEPTRTILYDDDYGQTLPDVLCEEIVDELKKELDVKQWPESKPLGNVIDVTSLVRISTEGSSNLYETTESSLDDDSDENICNVPILWSRTVSGESCSLKLCIDALVTAPLDTPSNKLLYMFRDAVFRQRNALSLRIKVDKQKWLFRPVHFQSEFTSGVTITAFLPYIDFNGATVADDTCIQHRRILHDRFLLPADRPMFLHKLSCFSDQLKDTAHLVNPHEGLTLPDVKEGKLALVRGKYSYHHYMQDDFNDNVWGCAYRSLQTLASWFWHQGYTDRTYPSHEEIQKALVVVGDKDTSFIGSNEWIGSLEVSFCLEYMYDVTSKTLHVSTGAEMAYKGREIYEHFVTEGTPIMIGGGVLAHTIVGVIFNEHTSEIRFLIVDPHFTGKDQLKTVQSKGWVGWKGPEFWNQTAHYNLCMPQRPRVI